A window of Pseudobacteroides sp. genomic DNA:
AGCACTTGACAAGATGATAGAAGAAGGTGGAAAGGGTGGTGGAAAAAGGGGAAACAATGGGCATAGAAAAAACAGCAAGGAAGTTAATAGTAATGGGAATGGAAATGCATGGAATAATTGAAGCAACAGGCCTTTCGTAAAAAGGATTAATAAGCTACGAAATATAAACTATTTGAGTTACGATAAAAATTCTATATTCGCATGCACAACCTGTCGACATATCCAGAGGCAGTAAGTGGTAAGGAAACATTGCCTTATATAATTTATTGGCTCAAAAGATATTATTTTAGTTGTTTGAAGATTTTTGCATTTCTTCTATTTGCTCTGCTGAAAGGCGGGTAGATTCTGAGATTACCGATATATCAAAACCTAGAGGAATAAGGTTTTTAGCAATTTTAATTGCATCTTCACGTGCTTTGTACAATCCAATTGCTTTTTTATCCGAACTGAGATGCTCAAGCTTAGCCTCAGCCCTTTTAATGCACTATTCATTTCAATCAGCTCCTTTAATTCATCTTCAGTTAACATCTTGTCGAAGAAGCTTAACCATCTATGAAGGGGATTACCTTTTAAATTTTTTTGCTTAAGTCGCTTAAATTTAGGCATTTCTATAAAATGAATTTCGATTAAATCTGCCAAAAGATAATTTTCTTCTGAATCTTCCCAAAGATGATATTTGATATGAAATTTTCCTATATCCAAATAATCGAAATCTAATATATTAATAGTTATAACCTTTGAGAGAT
This region includes:
- a CDS encoding Rpn family recombination-promoting nuclease/putative transposase, which codes for MDIRAKTADNTQLNIEVQLTNQYNMDKRTMFFWEKLFLEGIKKGEDYINLSKVITINILDFDYLDIGKFHIKYHLWEDSEENYLLADLIEIHFIEMPKFKRLKQKNLKGNPLHRWLSFFDKMLTEDELKELIEMNSALKGLRLSLSISVRIKKQLDCTKHVKMQLKLLKTLFL